In Arsenicicoccus sp. oral taxon 190, the following are encoded in one genomic region:
- the priA gene encoding bifunctional 1-(5-phosphoribosyl)-5-((5-phosphoribosylamino)methylideneamino)imidazole-4-carboxamide isomerase/phosphoribosylanthranilate isomerase PriA — protein sequence MTDAPRLELLPAVDVVDGRAVQLVQGVAGSGGEFGDPWEAAKAWQDQGAEWLHLVDLDAAFGRGSNYDLLRDIVGRLDLQVELSGGIRDQASLERALATGCRRVNIGTAALEDPEWTRRAIGEFGDQVAIGLDVRGTTLAARGWTQEGGDLWETLARLDAEGCARYVVTDVNKDGMMAGANVDLLSQVCQATDRPVVASGGVSTLEDIIAIRGLVPQGVEGAIVGSALYKGAFTLPQALDAAGRP from the coding sequence GTGACTGACGCACCTCGCCTGGAGCTCCTGCCCGCCGTCGACGTCGTGGACGGTCGCGCCGTCCAGCTGGTCCAGGGGGTCGCCGGGTCCGGCGGCGAGTTCGGCGACCCGTGGGAGGCCGCCAAGGCCTGGCAGGACCAGGGCGCCGAGTGGCTGCATCTCGTCGACCTCGACGCCGCCTTCGGGCGCGGCTCCAACTACGACCTGCTGCGGGACATCGTCGGGCGCCTCGACCTGCAGGTGGAGCTGAGCGGAGGCATCCGCGACCAGGCGAGCCTCGAGCGGGCGCTCGCCACGGGCTGCCGCCGCGTCAACATCGGCACCGCGGCGCTGGAGGACCCGGAGTGGACCCGGCGCGCCATCGGGGAGTTCGGCGACCAGGTGGCCATCGGACTCGACGTCCGCGGCACCACCCTCGCTGCTCGCGGCTGGACCCAGGAGGGCGGCGACCTGTGGGAGACCCTGGCGCGCCTCGACGCCGAGGGCTGCGCCCGCTACGTCGTCACCGACGTCAACAAGGACGGCATGATGGCCGGCGCCAACGTCGACCTGCTGAGCCAGGTCTGCCAGGCCACCGACCGGCCGGTGGTCGCCTCCGGCGGCGTCTCCACCCTCGAGGACATCATCGCCATCCGGGGCCTCGTGCCGCAGGGGGTGGAGGGCGCGATCGTCGGATCCGCGCTCTACAAGGGTGCCTTCACGCTGCCCCAGGCCCTGGACGCCGCAGGGCGCCCCTGA
- a CDS encoding SseB family protein: MPDHPIDPRIRRRMADHEPVAGRDTGGVPWHGRELTDNPFAQDTGNVDPLLAAALADPDEEALLAAVARARLFVPVVAAPGDEAAAGTDSVADMATVVLTSPDGERALPAFSSLTALTGWDAAARPVPVTAQTLAQAAVQERCDAVVVDLGHEQARVLRASMVYALAQGRAWVPADQDVVVGESVDTARAAVVADERLHGLVHDVRVGGLTPSGELRVDVVVPRGLDRQTLHLVLAEVGRQLSGDVELRARIDGVTFSVVAGPGAGPVSPIG, translated from the coding sequence ATGCCCGACCACCCGATCGACCCCAGGATCCGACGCCGTATGGCGGACCACGAACCCGTCGCCGGCCGCGACACCGGCGGGGTGCCGTGGCACGGGCGGGAGCTGACCGACAACCCCTTCGCCCAGGACACCGGCAACGTCGACCCGCTGCTCGCGGCCGCCCTCGCAGACCCGGACGAGGAGGCCCTGCTGGCAGCGGTGGCCCGGGCCCGGTTGTTCGTGCCCGTCGTCGCCGCCCCCGGCGACGAGGCGGCCGCCGGCACCGACTCCGTGGCCGACATGGCCACGGTCGTCCTCACCAGCCCGGACGGGGAGCGGGCGCTGCCGGCGTTCTCGAGCCTGACCGCGCTGACCGGGTGGGACGCCGCGGCGCGCCCGGTGCCGGTCACGGCCCAGACCCTGGCGCAGGCGGCGGTGCAGGAGCGCTGCGACGCGGTCGTGGTCGACCTCGGCCACGAGCAGGCGCGGGTGCTGCGGGCGTCCATGGTCTACGCCCTCGCCCAGGGACGCGCCTGGGTCCCGGCCGACCAGGACGTGGTGGTGGGGGAGTCGGTCGACACGGCCCGGGCCGCCGTGGTCGCCGACGAGCGGCTCCACGGACTGGTCCACGACGTCCGGGTCGGCGGTCTGACACCCTCGGGCGAGCTGCGGGTCGACGTGGTCGTGCCGCGCGGGCTGGACCGTCAGACCCTGCACCTGGTGCTGGCGGAGGTCGGCCGGCAGCTGTCGGGGGACGTCGAGCTGCGGGCGCGGATCGACGGCGTGACCTTCTCGGTCGTCGCGGGTCCCGGTGCTGGCCCGGTTTCCCCGATAGGCTGA
- a CDS encoding serine O-acetyltransferase, whose amino-acid sequence MTQQDAETGVTHQRDAAEPANPLKTRLLAGSQLLQTIREDRQTNLGWLEPGFHALAAYRLGRWALDARDEPTWKRRGAELAYAVGHRVSVNVYGIDLPRTASIGRRVVVQEAAIGVHPQSVIGDDCVLRKGCTIGGTTGGDTFGEQAPVVGDGVSIGVNAVVAGRITVGDHAAIGPNAAVLRDVPAAATVIAPKPRVIQGLSSNVARVGDEG is encoded by the coding sequence ATGACGCAGCAGGACGCGGAGACCGGCGTCACCCACCAGCGCGACGCCGCGGAGCCGGCCAACCCCCTCAAGACGCGCCTGCTCGCCGGCTCTCAGCTGTTGCAGACGATCCGGGAGGACCGGCAGACCAACCTCGGGTGGCTCGAGCCCGGTTTCCACGCGCTCGCCGCCTACCGCCTCGGGCGGTGGGCCCTCGATGCCCGCGACGAGCCCACGTGGAAGCGGCGCGGCGCCGAGCTGGCCTACGCGGTGGGCCACCGGGTCTCGGTCAACGTCTACGGCATCGACCTCCCCCGCACCGCCAGCATCGGGCGACGTGTCGTCGTCCAGGAGGCTGCCATCGGCGTCCACCCCCAGTCGGTGATCGGTGACGACTGCGTGCTGCGCAAGGGGTGCACGATCGGCGGGACGACCGGGGGCGACACCTTCGGGGAGCAGGCTCCGGTCGTGGGTGACGGCGTCAGCATCGGCGTCAACGCGGTCGTGGCGGGCAGGATCACCGTGGGCGATCACGCCGCCATCGGGCCCAACGCCGCCGTCCTGCGTGACGTCCCTGCAGCAGCCACGGTCATCGCGCCCAAGCCGCGGGTCATCCAGGGGCTGTCCAGCAACGTGGCTCGCGTGGGGGACGAGGGCTGA
- a CDS encoding amidohydrolase, with amino-acid sequence MTRTLWVDADLRTLDPAHPVATALLTEGEHVLAVGTADELRAHTTGITSTIGLGGATVTPGLVDAHIHTAGYARDLTTVDLRACATQRDALATIARFVAGLEPGRWVFGGRWDANDWPEGLPGRDALDRVCPDRPAVLPSIDGHTHWVNSLALQHLSINDHTPDPPGGTIERDAHGRATGILRESATLGGEHLMTLHSGDLTQQLRVAQQRLLAVGLTGVHCFDGEDARAAYESLRAAGELALRVHKSVPLEALDRAIGEGRRTGDGDAWLSTGPVKVFSDGALGSHTCHMGEPFPDGGHGIEVVGVPELVDVVVRATRAGISVATHAIGDEANHRVLTAYAEARRLAGPPALRHRIEHTQHLRPDDVARLAALDVVASMQPTHCTSDIRLVERLLAGRDLRSYAWASLLRAGALVVLGSDAPVEEPDPMAGIQAAVTRQELETGYPPGGFEPRERLAVDQAVHGFTVAPARAAGRPAGTGMLRPGAVADLVAWSGDPWQLPPAELGVVRALTTVVGGTVRHTTA; translated from the coding sequence GTGACGCGCACGCTGTGGGTCGACGCGGACCTCCGGACGCTGGACCCCGCCCACCCGGTCGCCACCGCGCTGCTCACCGAGGGCGAGCACGTCCTGGCGGTGGGCACGGCTGACGAGCTCCGGGCGCACACCACGGGGATCACGAGCACGATCGGGCTGGGCGGGGCGACGGTCACCCCGGGGCTGGTGGACGCGCACATCCACACGGCGGGCTACGCGCGCGACCTGACCACGGTCGACCTGCGGGCCTGCGCCACGCAGCGGGACGCGCTGGCGACGATCGCCCGTTTCGTCGCGGGGCTCGAGCCCGGCCGGTGGGTCTTCGGCGGCCGGTGGGACGCCAACGACTGGCCCGAGGGGCTGCCCGGCCGCGACGCCCTCGACCGGGTCTGCCCCGACCGACCGGCGGTCCTCCCGTCGATCGACGGCCACACGCACTGGGTCAACTCCCTTGCCCTGCAGCACCTCTCGATCAACGACCACACCCCCGACCCACCCGGTGGCACCATCGAGCGCGACGCCCACGGCCGCGCGACCGGGATCCTGCGCGAGTCCGCCACCCTGGGCGGGGAGCACCTCATGACGCTCCACTCCGGTGACCTCACCCAGCAGCTGCGGGTGGCCCAGCAGCGCCTGCTCGCCGTGGGCCTCACCGGGGTCCACTGCTTCGACGGGGAGGACGCGCGGGCGGCATACGAAAGTCTGCGAGCCGCAGGCGAGCTCGCGCTCCGGGTCCACAAGTCCGTCCCGCTCGAGGCCCTGGATCGGGCGATCGGCGAGGGCCGCCGCACCGGCGACGGGGACGCCTGGCTGTCCACCGGCCCGGTCAAGGTGTTCAGCGACGGTGCGCTCGGGTCGCACACGTGCCACATGGGCGAGCCCTTCCCGGACGGCGGGCACGGGATCGAGGTCGTCGGGGTGCCCGAGCTCGTGGACGTCGTGGTGCGCGCCACGCGGGCCGGGATCAGCGTCGCCACGCACGCCATCGGGGACGAGGCCAACCATCGGGTCCTGACGGCGTATGCCGAGGCCCGGCGTCTCGCGGGGCCGCCGGCCCTGCGCCACCGGATCGAGCACACCCAGCACCTGCGACCGGACGACGTGGCGCGGCTCGCCGCGCTGGACGTCGTCGCCAGCATGCAGCCGACCCACTGCACCAGCGACATCCGGCTCGTCGAGCGGCTGCTAGCCGGCCGGGACCTGCGGTCCTACGCGTGGGCGAGCCTGTTGCGGGCCGGGGCCCTGGTGGTCCTCGGGTCCGACGCCCCGGTGGAGGAGCCCGACCCGATGGCGGGGATCCAGGCCGCAGTGACCCGGCAGGAGCTCGAGACCGGTTATCCACCAGGCGGGTTCGAGCCGCGGGAGCGGCTCGCCGTCGACCAGGCGGTCCACGGCTTCACCGTGGCGCCGGCCCGCGCGGCGGGCCGACCCGCCGGCACCGGGATGCTGCGGCCCGGCGCGGTGGCGGACCTCGTGGCGTGGAGCGGCGACCCCTGGCAGCTGCCGCCGGCCGAGCTGGGTGTGGTGCGGGCGCTCACGACCGTGGTCGGCGGGACGGTGCGTCACACCACGGCGTGA